Proteins from a single region of Corvus hawaiiensis isolate bCorHaw1 chromosome 6, bCorHaw1.pri.cur, whole genome shotgun sequence:
- the MUC6 gene encoding mucin-6 isoform X5 yields the protein MLPTLVLLIFCSFLQSAAFEGNYWSHVFLQNQKESLQRIRPSGQNRSVEEEYFLPTVLSKDSCSTWGGGHFSTFDKYQYDFTGTCNYIFATVCDETSPDFNIQFRRGLDKKIARIIIELGPSVVIVEKGSISVRSVGVIQLPYTSNGIQIAPYGRNIRLVAKLMEMELVVMWNNDDYLMVLAEKKYMGKTCGMCGNYDGYELNEFVREGKLLDTFKFAALQKMDDPSEICLSEEIPISTVPHKKYAIICSQLLNLVSPTCSVPKDGFVIRCQLDMQDCSEPGQNNCTCSTLSEYSRQCAMSHQMVFNWRTENFCSVGKCSANLIYEECGSPCIKTCSNPEYSCSSHCTYGCFCPEGTVLDDISKNRTCVHISQCPCTLNGKTYAPGETMKAACRTCKCVMGQWNCKDLPCPGRCSLEGGSFVTTFDSRPYRFHGVCTYVLMKSSSLPHNGTLMAVYEKTGYSHSETSLSAIIYQSTKDKIVISQNDLLTDDDELKRLPYRSGDITVFRQSSMYVQMHTNFGLELAVQTSPVFQAYVKVGSQFKGRTLGLCGNYNGDTTDDFMTSMDITEGTASLFVDSWRAGNCHPALERETDPCALSQLNKISAETHCSILTKKGTVFEKCHAVVNPIPFYKRCVYQACNYEETFPYICSALGSYARVCSSMGLVLENWRSSMDNCTITCTGNQTFSYNTQACDRTCLSLSNRALECHPTDIPVEGCQCPKGTYLNHKSECVRKSHCPCYLEDRKYILPDQSTITGGITCYCVNGRLSCTGKPQNPAESCKAPKKYISCSDSLENKYGAACAPTCQMLATGIECIPTKCESGCVCADGLYENLDGGCVPAEECPCEYGGLAYGRGEQIQTECEICTCMKGKWKCVQKTRCSSTCNLYGEGHITTFDGQRFVFDGNCEYILAMDGCSVNRPVSSFKIVTENVICGKSGVTCSRSISIYLGNLTIILRDETFAISGENPGVQYKVKKNALHLMFDVIIPGKYNMTLIWNKHMNFFIKISRETQETICGLCGNYNGNMKDDFETRSKYVASNELEFVNSWKENPLCGDVYFVVDPCSKNPYRKAWAEKTCSIINSHVFSACHNKVNRMPYYEACVRDSCGCDIGGDCQCMCDAIAVYAMVCLEKGVCIDWRTPEFCPVYCEYYNSHTRTGIDDAFSHGYNDDKCAWHYRPCNCPNQNYKYVNIEGCYNCSHDEYFDHEEERCMPCGQANITTTPEPSSPSPVTTVQPKVTRSSTTSTLPTGPSTSSTTTVATETTNPTITAKITVPRTSPSQPLVTIKSTTEHTTSIFTTPNMTTTITAPSITTSMKRTMGTTPKSVPSSPAASSTAASTETEQVRVTSSPFKTTKKEMATSSIPTQTTTFSQPKLTTAESEGTQATTLHYPEVVTHIRTTLTQPVQHLVTQTQATPATSTSSTSVPRGTSPATSPGVPLTRTFPSSSSLPVTLASSAASLSSTQLRTSYPAREPTRAKTPTTKVVTAAFTHEQSTVPHIVPPLSTHKTTATTSISSTSRTSVSTEVPLETASPHPSSPPAPSSPLSTRLPSTATTSTVSSTAAPGTSLRPTPTTLRPKSSSPTTSAPKESPVTESSAPTTAKTSTLPSPASSPFSTVSSAWLSSSQPAAFTHEQSTVPYIVPPLSTHKTTATTSISSTSRTSVSTEVPLETASPHASSPPAPSSPLSTRLPSTATTSTVSSTAAPGTSLRPTPTTLRPKPSSPTTSAPKESPVTESSAPTTAKTSTLPSPASSPFSTVSSAWLSSSQPAAFTHEQSTVPHIVPPLSTHKTTATTSISSTSRTSVSTEVPLETASPHPSSPPAPSSPLSTRLPSTATTSTVSSTAAPGTSLRPTPTTLRPKPSSPTTSAPKESPVTESSAPTTAKTSTLPSPASSPFSTVSSTWLSSSQPAFTHKILTVPHVVPPLSTHKTTATTSISSTSRTSVSTEVPLETASPHPSSPPAPSSPLSTRLPSTATTSTVSSTAAPGTSPRPTPTTLRPKPSSPTTSAPKESPVTESSAPTTAKTSTLPSPASSPFSTVSSAWLSSSQPAFTHEQSTVPHIVPPLSTHKTTATTSISSTSRTSVSTEVPLETASPHPSSPPAPSSPLSTRLPSTATTSTVSSTAAPGTSPRPTPTTLRPKPSSPTTSAPKESPVTESSALTTAKTSTLPSPASSPFSTVSSTWLSSSQPAFTHKILTVPHVVPPLSTHKTTATTSISSTSRTSVSTEVPLETASPHPSSPPAPSSPLSTRLPSTATTSTVSSTAAPGTSLRPTPTTLRPKSSSPTTSAPKESPVTESSAPTTAKTSTLPSPASSPFSTVSSAWLSSSQPAAFTHEQSTVPHIVPPLSTHKTTATTSISSTSRTSVSTEVPLETASPHPSSPPAPSSPLSTRLPSTATTSTVSSTAAPGTSPRPTPTTLRPKPSSPTTSAPKESPVTESSALTTAKTSTLPSPASSPFSTVSSTWLSSSQPAFTHKILTVPHVVPPLSTHKTTATTSISSTSRTSVSTEVPLETASPHPSSPPAPSSPLSTRLPSTATTSTVSSTAAPGTSPRPTPTTLRPKPSSPTTSAPKESPVTESSAPTTAKTSTLPSPASSPFSTVSSAWLSSSQPAAFTHEQSTVPHIVPPLSTHKTTATTSISSTSRTSVSTEVPLETASPHPSSPPAPSSPLSTRLPSTATTSTVSSTAAPGTSPRPTSTTLRPKPSSPTTSAPKESPVTESSAPTTAKTSTLPSPASSPFSTVSSTWLSSSQPAAFTHEQSTVPHIVPPLSTHKTTATTSISSTSRTSVSTEVPLETASPHPSSPPAPSSPLSTRLPSTATTSTVSSTAAPGTSPRPTPTTLRPKPSSPTTSPPKESPVTESSALTTAKTSTLPSPASSLFSTVSSTWLSSSQLAFTHGKSTVPHVAPPLTTHKTRVTTFISSTSKTSVSTGSSPPSSTEVPLETASPHPSSPPAPSGPLSTRLPSAAPSPFSSALAPTVSTMSVPTPLPTSAFRSAESTTHSYFQNTTSTPYGKTSSLAVPTSISAQSSAALIPAVLSTTITFAPHVITTASTESVERSSLQTTTLTTARTTSSPPLTSGLATSLSSVVPSTVPHERCREVEYEEEITYKGCSTNVTLSQCEGSCPSSTKLDVEKMMVTTACGCCRPRELLKKEFQLPCQDPDNPGKRLTTEIIAFSGCVCNFDSCTH from the exons TTTTGAGCAAGGATTCCTGTTCTACATGGGGTGGAGGGCATTTTTCAACCTTTGATAAATACCAGTATGACTTCACTGGGACTTGCAACTACATCTTTGCAACTGTATGTGATGAGACCAGCCCAGACTTCAACATTCAGTTCCGTCGTGGGCTGGACAAAAAAATTGCAAGGATCATTATTGAGCTTGGACCTTCTGTTGTCATTGTTGAGAAAGGCAGCATTTCTGTCAGGAGTGTTGG TGTCATTCAGCTGCCTTACACCAGCAATGGAATCCAAATAGCGCCTTATGGACGCAACATCCGCCTGGTGGCTAAGCTGATGGAGATGGAGCTGGTTGTCATGTGGAACAATGATGACTACCTCATG GTtttggctgaaaaaaaatacatggggaaaacCTGTGGAATGTGTGGGAACTACGATGGTTATGAATTGAATGAATTTGTGCGTGAAG GTAAATTGCTCGATACATTTAAATTTGCTGCTTTACAAAAAATGGATGATCCATCAGAGATTTGCCTGTCTGAGGAGATACCAATTTCCACTGTTCCTCACAAAAAATAT gCCATAATCTGCTCTCAGCTACTTAATTTGGTGTCACCAACCTGCAGTGTACCAAAAGATGGGTTCGTGATTCGTTGCCAGCTCGATATGCAGGACTGCAGTGAGCCAGGACAAAACAACTGCACTTGCTCTACACTGTCCGAGTATTCTAGGCAATGTGCTATGTCCCACCAAATGGTGTTCAACTGGAGAACTGAAAACTTCTGCT CTGTGGGAAAATGTTCTGCGAACCTAATCTATGAGGAATGTGGTTCTCCATGTATTAAAACCTGTTCCAACCCAGAGTACAGCTGTTCCAGTCACTGTACCTATGGCTGCTTTTGTCCAGAAG GAACTGTTCTTGATGACATCTCAAAGAATCGGACATGTGTTCACATTAGCCAGTGTCCATGTACACTGAATGGGAAAACATATGCTCCTGGTGAGACAATGAAAGCAGCTTGTAGGACTTG TAAATGTGTGATGGGTCAGTGGAACTGCAAAGACTTGCCCTGCCCTGGAAGGTGTTCACTGGAAGGAGGCTCCTTTGTTACCACGTTTGATTCAAGGCCATATAGATTCCATGGGGTTTGCACTTATGTTCTTATGAAG AGTTCCAGCCTGCCACACAATGGAACCCTAATGGCTGTTTATGAAAAGACTGGTTATTCTCATTCTGAGACATCACTTAGTGCTATAATTTATCAATCTACAAAA GACAAAATTGTGATTTCTCAGAATGATCTCCTTACTGATGATGATGAACTTAAGCGGCTGCCTTACAGATCAG GAGACATCACTGTTTTCAGACAGTCCTCCATGTATGTTCAAATGCATACAAACTTTGGGCTGGAACTTGCAGTTCAAACATCACCTGTGTTCCAGGCCTATGTGAAAGTTGGATCACAATTCAAAGGCAGAACACTAG GTTTGTGTGGCAATTACAATGGAGACACTACAGATGACTTCATGACCAGCATGGATATCACTGAAGGGACAGCCTCCCTGTTTGTAGATTCCTGGAGGGCAGGAAATTGCCATCCTGCCTTAGAGAGAGAGACAGACCCTTGTGCTTTGAGCCAACTAAACA AAATATCTGCTGAGACTCACTGCTCCATTCTTACCAAGAAGGGTACAGTGTTCGAGAAATGCCATGCTGTGGTGAACCCTATTCCTTTCTACAAG AGATGTGTCTACCAGGCCTGTAATTATGAAGAGACCTTTCCCTATATTTGTTCTGCTCTGGGATCGTATGCACGAGTGTGCAGTTCCATGGGCTTAGTCCTTGAGAACTGGAGAAGCAGTATGGACAATTGCA CTATTACTTGTACTGGCAATCAAACATTTAGCTACAACACTCAGGCATGTGACAGGACATGCTTGTCACTCTCCAATCGAGCCCTGGAATGCCATCCAACTGATATTCCTGTTGAAGGCTGCCAGTGTCCTAAAGGAACGTACCTGAACCACAAGAGTGAGTGTGTTCGTAAATCTCATTGTCCTTGCTACTTAGAAGACAGGAAGTACATTCTGCCTGACCAGTCAACAATAACTGGTGGGATCACCTG cTATTGTGTTAATGGGAGGCTAAGTTGCACAGGCAAACCTCAAAATCCTGCAG AAAGCTGCAAAGCTCCTAAGAAATACATATCATGTTCTGACAGTTTAGAAAACAAGTATGGAGCTGCATGTGCCCCTACCTGTCAGATGCTGGCTACTGGAATTGAATGT ATACCCACAAAGTGTGAGTcaggctgtgtctgtgctgatgGCCTCTATGAAAATCTTGATGGTGGGTGTGTGCCAGCTGAGGAGTGTCCATGTGAATATGGCGGCCTTGCTTATGGAAGAGGTGAACAAATCCAGACTGAATGTGAGATCTG CACTTGCATGAAAGGCAAATGGAaatgtgttcagaaaacaaGGTGTTCCTCCACCTGTAATCTGTATGGAGAGGGCCACATCACCACCTTTGATGGACAGCGTTTTGTGTTTGATGGCAACTGTGAATACATATTAGCTATG gatgGCTGCAGTGTTAACAGACCTGTTTCCTCTTTCAAAATTGTTACTGAGAATGTCATCTGTGGGAAATCAGGAGTTACGTGCTCCAGATCCATCAGCATTTACCTTGGG AATCTGACAATCATACTGAGAGATGAAACCTTCGCTATTTCTGGGGAAAATCCTGGTGTACAGTACAAAGTGAAAAAGAACGCCCTTCACCTGATGTTTGATGTCATTATCCCAGGAAAATACAACATGACCCTTATTTGGAATAAGCATATGAACTTCTTCATCAAGATCTCCAGAGAAACACAG GAAACGATCTGTGGTTTGTGTGGGAACTATAATGGCAACATGAAGGATGACTTTGAAACTCGAAGCAAGTATGTGGCATCAAACGAGTTGGAATTTGTCAACTCTTGGAAAGAGAATCCTCTCTGTGGGGATGTGTACTTTGTAGTGGACCCCTGTAGCAAGAACCCTTACCGTAAAGCATGGGCAGAAAAGACATGTTCCATCATCAACAGCCACGTTTTTTCTGCCTGTCACAATAAG GTGAATCGGATGCCCTACTATGAGGCCTGTGTCCGAGATTCCTGTGGGTGTGACATTGGAGGGGACTGTCAGTGCATGTGTGACGCCATCGCAGTCTATGCCATGGTGTGCTTGGAAAAAGGCGTCTGCATTGACTGGAGGACCCCCGAGTTCTGTC cTGTCTATTGTGAGTATTACAATTCTCATACAAGAACAGGAATTGATGATGCTTTTTCCCATGGCTACAATGACGACAAATGCGCCTGGCACTACAGGCCTTGTAACTGTCCAAATCAAAACTACAAATATGTCAATATTGAAG GTTGCTACAACTGCTCTCATGATGAATACTTTGACCATGAGGAGGAAAGGTGCATGCCATGTG GACAAGCAAACATTACCACCACACCTGAACCATCTTCACCTTCACCAG TAACAACAGTGCAGCCTAAAGTAACAAGGAGCTCTACCACAAGCACCCTACCAACAGGACCTAGTACTTCTTCCACAACAACTGTAGCAACTGAGACTACAAATCCAACAATAACTGCAAAAATTACAGTTCCAAGAACTTCACCCTCACAACCTCTTGTCACAATAAAGTCAACAACTG AACATACAACATCAATTTTTACCACACCAAACATGACTACAACCATCACTGCCCCTTCCATAACTACCTCAATGAAAAGAACCATGGGCACTACTCCAAAGTCTGTTCCCTCATCACCTGCTGCCTCATCAACTGCTGCTTCAACAGAGACAGAACAAGTAAGGGTCACCTCATCACCCTTCAAGACCACCAAAAAGGAAATGGCAACCTCCTCAATACCTACTCAAACCACAACTTTCAGCCAGCCCAAACTAACAACAGCAG AGAGTGAGGGAACTCAAGCAACAACTCTGCACTATCCAGAAG TTGTCACCCACATAAGAACAACGTTGACACAGCCTGTGCAGCACCTTGTCACACAGACACAGGCAACTCCTGCCACatccaccagcagcacctctgtcCCAAGAGGGACCAGCCCTGCCACCAGCCCAGGAGTTCCACTGACAAGGACATTTCCAAGCTCCAGCTCTTTGCCTGTCACCTTAGCCtcatctgctgcttctctctcctcAACCCAACTGCGAACATCATATCCTG CAAGGGAGCCAACCAGAGCTAAGACACCAACTACTAAAGTAGTAACAG cagcctTCACCCATGAACAGTCCACTGTGCCACACATTGTGCCACCTCTGAGCACACACAAGACCACGGCCACCACCTCcatcagcagcacctccaggacctctgtctccacagaagTGCCTCTGGAGACAGCATCTCCACATCCCAGCTCTCCAcctgcccccagcagccccctcAGCACCCGGCTGCCATCCACTGCCACCACTTCCACAGtctcctccacagcagctccaggcaccagCCTCAGGCCTACACCTACAACCCTGAGGCCCAAGTCCTCTTCCCCTACCACCAGTGCTCCAAAGGAGTCTCCTGTAACAGAGTCCTCTGCACCCAccacagccaaaaccagcacgctgccatctcctgcttcttctcccttctcaaCTGTGTCCTCAGCATGGCTCAGCTCCTCACAGCCTG cagcctTCACCCATGAACAGTCCACTGTGCCATACATTGTGCCACCTCTGAGCACACACAAGACCACGGCCACCACCTCcatcagcagcacctccaggacctctgtctccacagaagTGCCTCTGGAGACAGCATCTCCACATGCCAGCTCTCCAcctgcccccagcagccccctcAGCACCCGGCTGCCATCCACTGCCACCACTTCCACAGtctcctccacagcagctccaggcaccagCCTCAGGCCTACACCTACAACCCTGAGGCCCAAGCCCTCTTCCCCTACCACCAGTGCTCCAAAGGAGTCTCCTGTAACAGAGTCCTCTGCACCCAccacagccaaaaccagcacgctgccatctcctgcttcttctcccttctcaaCTGTGTCCTCAGCATGGCTCAGCTCCTCACAGCCTG cagcctTCACCCATGAACAGTCCACTGTGCCACACATTGTGCCACCTCTGAGCACACACAAGACCACGGCCACCACCTCcatcagcagcacctccaggacctctgtctccacagaagTGCCTCTGGAGACAGCATCTCCACATCCCAGCTCTCCAcctgcccccagcagccccctcAGCACCCGGCTGCCATCCACTGCCACCACTTCCACAGtctcctccacagcagctccaggcaccagCCTCAGGCCTACACCTACAACCCTGAGGCCCAAGCCCTCTTCCCCTACCACCAGTGCTCCAAAGGAGTCTCCTGTAACAGAGTCCTCTGCACCCAccacagccaaaaccagcacgctgccatctcctgcttcttctcccttctcaaCTGTGTCCTCAACATGGCTCAGCTCCTCACAGCCTG CCTTCACCCATAAAATATTGACCGTGCCACACGTTGTGCCACCTCTGAGCACACACAAGACCACGGCCACCACCTCcatcagcagcacctccaggacctctgtctccacagaagTGCCTCTGGAGACAGCATCTCCACATCCCAGCTCTCCAcctgcccccagcagccccctcAGCACCCGGCTGCCATCCACTGCCACCACTTCCACAGtctcctccacagcagctccaggcaccagCCCCAGGCCTACACCTACAACTCTGAGGCCCAAGCCCTCTTCCCCTACCACCAGTGCTCCAAAGGAGTCTCCTGTAACAGAGTCCTCTGCACCCAccacagccaaaaccagcacgctgccatctcctgcttcttctcccttctcaaCTGTGTCCTCAGCATGGCTCAGCTCCTCACAGCCTG cctTCACCCATGAACAGTCCACTGTGCCACACATTGTGCCACCTCTGAGCACACACAAGACCACGGCCACCACCTCcatcagcagcacctccaggacctctgtctccacagaagTGCCTCTGGAGACAGCATCTCCACATCCCAGCTCTCCAcctgcccccagcagccccctcAGCACCCGGCTGCCATCCACTGCCACCACTTCCACAGtctcctccacagcagctccaggcaccagCCCCAGGCCTACACCTACAACCCTGAGGCCCAAGCCCTCTTCCCCTACCACCAGTGCTCCAAAGGAATCTCCTGTAACAGAGTCCTCTGCACTCAccacagccaaaaccagcacgctgccatctcctgcttcttctcccttctcaaCTGTGTCCTCAACATGGCTCAGCTCCTCACAGCCTG CCTTCACCCATAAAATATTGACCGTGCCACACGTTGTGCCACCTCTGAGCACACACAAGACCACGGCCACCACCTCcatcagcagcacctccaggacctctgtctccacagaagTGCCTCTGGAGACAGCATCTCCACATCCCAGCTCTCCAcctgcccccagcagccccctcAGCACCCGGCTGCCATCCACTGCCACCACTTCCACAGtctcctccacagcagctccaggcaccagCCTCAGGCCTACACCTACAACCCTGAGGCCCAAGTCCTCTTCCCCTACCACCAGTGCTCCAAAGGAGTCTCCTGTAACAGAGTCCTCTGCACCCAccacagccaaaaccagcacgctgccatctcctgcttcttctcccttctcaaCTGTGTCCTCAGCATGGCTCAGCTCCTCACAGCCTG cagcctTCACCCATGAACAGTCCACTGTGCCACACATTGTGCCACCTCTGAGCACACACAAGACCACGGCCACCACCTCcatcagcagcacctccaggacctctgtctccacagaagTGCCTCTGGAGACAGCATCTCCACATCCCAGCTCTCCAcctgcccccagcagccccctcAGCACCCGGCTGCCATCCACTGCCACCACTTCCACAGtctcctccacagcagctccaggcaccagCCCCAGGCCTACACCTACAACCCTGAGGCCCAAGCCCTCTTCCCCTACCACCAGTGCTCCAAAGGAATCTCCTGTAACAGAGTCCTCTGCACTCAccacagccaaaaccagcacgctgccatctcctgcttcttctcccttctcaaCTGTGTCCTCAACATGGCTCAGCTCCTCACAGCCTG CCTTCACCCATAAAATATTGACCGTGCCACACGTTGTGCCACCTCTGAGCACACACAAGACCACGGCCACCACCTCcatcagcagcacctccaggacctctgtctccacagaagTGCCTCTGGAGACAGCATCTCCACATCCCAGCTCTCCAcctgcccccagcagccccctcAGCACCCGGCTGCCATCCACTGCCACCACTTCCACAGtctcctccacagcagctccaggcaccagCCCCAGGCCTACACCTACAACTCTGAGGCCCAAGCCCTCTTCCCCTACCACCAGTGCTCCAAAGGAGTCTCCTGTAACAGAGTCCTCTGCACCCAccacagccaaaaccagcacgctgccatctcctgcttcttctcccttctcaaCTGTGTCCTCAGCATGGCTCAGCTCCTCACAGCCTG cagcctTCACCCATGAACAGTCCACTGTGCCACACATTGTGCCACCTCTGAGCACACACAAGACCACGGCCACCACCTCcatcagcagcacctccaggacctctgtctccacagaagTGCCTCTGGAGACAGCATCTCCACATCCCAGCTCTCCAcctgcccccagcagccccctcAGCACCCGGCTGCCATCCACTGCCACCACTTCCACAGtctcctccacagcagctccaggcaccagCCCCAGGCCTACATCTACAACCCTGAGGCCCAAGCCCTCTTCCCCTACCACCAGTGCTCCAAAGGAGTCTCCTGTAACAGAGTCCTCTGCACCCAccacagccaaaaccagcacgctgccatctcctgcttcttctcccttctcaaCTGTGTCCTCAACATGGCTCAGCTCCTCACAGCCTG cagcctTCACCCATGAACAGTCCACTGTGCCACACATTGTGCCACCTCTGAGCACACACAAGACCACGGCCACCACCTCcatcagcagcacctccaggacctctgtctccacagaagTGCCTCTGGAGACAGCATCTCCACATCCCAGCTCTCCAcctgcccccagcagccccctcAGCACCCGGCTGCCATCCACTGCCACCACTTCCACAGtctcctccacagcagctccaggcaccagCCCCAGGCCTACACCTACAACCCTGAGGCCCAAGCCCTCTTCCCCTACCACCAGTCCTCCAAAGGAATCTCCTGTAACAGAGTCCTCTGCACTCAccacagccaaaaccagcacgctgccatctcctgcttcttctctcttctcaaCTGTGTCCTCAACATGGCTCAGCTCCTCACAGCTTG CCTTCACCCATGGAAAGTCAACTGTGCCACACGTTGCACCACCTCTGACCACACACAAGACCAGGGTCACCACCTTCATCAGCAGCACCTCCAAGACCTCTGTCTCCACAGGGAGCAGCCCACCAAGCAGCACAGAAGTGCCTCTGGAAACAGCATCTCCACATCCCAGCTCTCCACCTGCTCCCAGCGGCCCCCTCAGCACCCGGCTGCCATCAGCTGCCCCGTCTCCATTCTCTTCTGCTTTGGCCCCAACTGTCAGCACTATGTCTGTGCCTACACCCCTCCCTACTTCCGCATTTAGGTCTGCTGAGAGCACTACACATTCTTACTTCCAAAACACCACATCGACTCCATATGGCAAAACATCTTCATTAGCTGTCCCTACCAGTATCTCTGCCCAGTCCAGTGCAGCGTTGATCCCAGCTGTTTTATCTACAACCATTACCTTTGCTCCCCACGTTATTACTACGGCTTCTACAGAGTCGGTTGAAAGGAGTTCCCTGCAAACAACAACACTGACCACTGCCCGTACGACATCATCTCCTCCTCTCACCTCTGGACTTGCAACATCTCTGTCCTCTGTTGTGCCATCAACGGTGCCACACG AGCGTTGTAGAGAAGTTGAATATGAAGAAGAAATAACTTACAAAGGCTGTTCCACAAATGTCACTTTGAGCCAATGTGAAGGATCATGTCCATCTTCAACAAA